One genomic region from Fimbriimonadia bacterium encodes:
- a CDS encoding Nif3-like dinuclear metal center hexameric protein yields the protein MAEVTIREVEQIIGRWAPLDTAVPGDPVGHQVGDRDRVLQAVAVALDASPTQVERAANEGCELLVSHHPLIYRPLSRIDPSDPVGRSVSLLCRHEMALYVAHTNWDVAPGGVNDALASAIGLQNVHSFAAHGARRFIKFVTFVPRPDVQRVLDALSIAGAGQIGLYRRCAFFHLGTGTFEPLPGANPAIGEVGMREEVEEYRLETVAPEAVEGELVRALRASHPYEEPAFDILPVRSGPETFLGRIGDLPAPQTPTEFLASVSQRLTCTPRWLGAAKERVGRIAVVGGSGGDFVGEAAAAGADALLTGELRHHQIVEAYERGLGIVDATHAATEQPGVEALAKRLESHFAGRVRVQCFSPSE from the coding sequence ATGGCGGAAGTCACGATTCGAGAGGTCGAGCAGATCATCGGGCGCTGGGCGCCACTGGATACTGCGGTGCCGGGCGACCCCGTGGGGCACCAAGTCGGCGACAGAGACCGCGTCCTTCAGGCCGTGGCCGTCGCTTTGGACGCGAGCCCCACGCAGGTGGAGAGAGCCGCGAACGAAGGTTGCGAGCTGCTCGTCAGTCACCACCCACTGATCTACCGCCCGTTGTCCCGCATAGACCCGAGCGATCCCGTCGGTCGCAGCGTTTCCCTCCTCTGTCGCCACGAGATGGCGCTCTACGTGGCGCACACCAATTGGGACGTCGCGCCCGGAGGCGTGAATGACGCCCTAGCGTCCGCCATCGGGCTGCAGAACGTCCATTCCTTCGCGGCGCACGGGGCACGTAGGTTCATCAAGTTCGTCACCTTCGTGCCGCGCCCCGACGTTCAGCGCGTGCTCGATGCCCTCTCGATTGCCGGTGCAGGCCAAATCGGTCTCTACCGCCGTTGCGCATTCTTCCATCTCGGCACCGGCACCTTCGAGCCCCTGCCCGGTGCCAATCCGGCCATCGGCGAAGTGGGCATGAGAGAGGAAGTCGAGGAGTACCGCCTCGAGACTGTGGCGCCGGAGGCAGTCGAGGGCGAGTTGGTCCGGGCGCTACGCGCGTCGCATCCATACGAGGAGCCTGCGTTCGACATTCTGCCCGTGCGTTCCGGCCCGGAAACGTTTTTGGGCCGCATAGGCGATCTGCCCGCCCCGCAAACGCCAACCGAGTTCCTCGCATCCGTCAGCCAACGGCTGACCTGTACGCCGCGTTGGCTCGGCGCTGCGAAAGAGCGAGTCGGGCGGATCGCGGTCGTCGGCGGCTCGGGGGGTGACTTCGTTGGGGAGGCTGCCGCAGCAGGCGCTGACGCGCTGCTGACGGGCGAGTTACGGCACCATCAGATTGTCGAGGCGTACGAACGAGGGCTCGGCATCGTAGACGCAACGCACGCTGCGACGGAGCAACCAGGCGTGGAGGCTCTCGCAAAGCGGCTCGAGTCGCACTTCGCGGGTCGCGTACGAGTACAGTGCTTCTCGCCATCCGAATAA